From the Vespa velutina chromosome 16, iVesVel2.1, whole genome shotgun sequence genome, one window contains:
- the LOC124954890 gene encoding uncharacterized protein LOC124954890 isoform X3 translates to MSLIRSCKRDSLRGCEKVSDKILYPTVNSLALKRTRLPLQLHDGGTDIETQEEMKKDSGPHRESKRTSLMAKGKGNPFRKYRAKIEMMVERRNEIFESAESAEITTNILTDSERDEELLYSSKKEYKKERMADWPLEEKKNENVKANIRNESNDDSSVLSERRCSYSSEDYEKVDVKSQCYPEAFVERDFDVNESFHRKKITGISKSTCDRESILFSSDEEKSSLRNNKKKKKKKKKKKRQFARYVLHYVPGYPGKRHKQPTKKKKKHYRFVTSFDSRARSLGEEDETSIEENQEFSRPRSLSRFELKYVMISAPSNFVHVASATNTRLMSNEKIASSKLEQSIITHEEKSANLPLLLRGKEVDKSINRLIGEETPMETLRHVNEGRTPYVEIKRTSLGNAEERKVELVDPCRSVKIETDDHEMRISYEPILRTNVSFLWSDRTRNFLDNKNEQARLSSSLVENDEETFAGTFEEPYDDVGPPLSKSFSQEDDYDDVGPPPTCSDENTPGDGKYAKDDTYDDVLVPFLNKIEEKVETILEDDDRQESSINNDYSSLEDGEDERYIYDDVAVPVGEERVNSLYGDSMAASFMGSVLTNGKESEWEDVDDFTNALPCYCQHDCTCEKNGEQCNTWSKKKTGQRSGKKWKRRRSRRCRKTSASSARTRHDSIVDESASEDSTYESLRFCQPDDFGTDSESETSGRVNGPNLNAENRGENTTNGNVYLEAPAKPIPPPPRESSLTETLGRRIKMLRRTWSITKGSLGRIRRRTLFVEEEQASEESKDLANVHHQQQLPDNGKYFSFRKHFRKNLTSFSTFYLNDSDGICTSRNNNNNNGTSKEAIYGNTNWYAAWSGTTKINNDCESSSRDVDHYSVLADQEPLYQFYEAAVARVAFESDSDGYEEVEDLNFPPLATEDFLKPGQRTLWCQTPQVVRSGLLQRLTPEEKKIQEAKFEILTSEASYLNSLRVLDNEFLRNHELTNEILTSSEKDKLFGGVPAVIKASERLLADLEIIWKEDPTLNNLPDILLKHSDKYLDIFVGYCSNQIKIDMTLKELRARKGGSKFVEAVAQIESRPECQSLPLNSFLMLPMQRITRLPLLADAVLSKLSVENTADRSSWEKVLSTFTYVASECNEGARAAAQEAEMEMITRKLEYSAKIKTLALKNRRLIKKGPVIRLTMKADMEYKLTFGKKFNKTPLYLFLLTDYLLVTKIKHNSTHDEAYIVTDVCKRNLLALETVSEDSPFAGRNAMMLTLLENYSGKQAEYVLTCESNTERERWLEAISPPKRETFGETLYEAWDCPQVMALYSYSPSQPDELTLQPGDVINVMRKMTDGWYHGEKLLNGEQGWFPANYTKEVASEHVRARNLKQRHRLLALTGSVLQRRAKQNLADRLQSVS, encoded by the exons ATGAGTTTGATAAGAAGCTGCAAAAGAGATTCCCTTCGTGGATGCGAAAAGGTGTCGGACAAAATTCTTTATCCGACGGTAAATAGTTTGGCCTTGAAGAGAACGAGATTACCGTTGCAACTTCACGATGGTGGTACGGATATCGAGACGCAAGAGGAGATGAAAAAGGATTCGGGGCCCCATCGGGAAAGTAAACGAACGAGTTTGATG GCTAAAGGCAAGGGCAACCCATTCCGAAAATACCGCgcaaaaattgaaatgatgGTCGAAAGACGAAACGAGATATTTGAGAGTGCCGAATCGGCTGAAATCACCACAAACATCCTAACCGATAGCGAAAGAGACGAGGAACTATTATattcttcgaaaaaagaatataagaagGAGAGAATGGCCGACTGGCCAttggaggagaaaaagaatgaaaacgtTAAAGCAAATATTCGAAACGAGTCGAATGACGATTCGAGTGTTCTCAGCGAGAGACGTTGCTCGTATTCTTCGGAGGATTACGAAAAAGTCGATGTTAAAAGTCAATGTTACCCGGAAGCCTTTGTAGAACGTGACTTCGATGTCAACGAGAGCTTTCACCGCAAAAAGATCACGGGAATATCTAAATCGACGTGTGATAGAGAATCGATATTGTTTTCCAGCGACGAGGAAAAAAGTAGTCTAcggaataataagaaaaagaagaagaagaagaagaaaaagaagagacagtTTGCTAGATACGTACTGCACTATGTACCAGGATATCCGGGCAAACGTCATAAACAaccaacgaaaaagaagaagaagcattATCGCTTCGTAACGTCGTTTGACTCACGGGCGAGATCCTTGGGCGAAGAGGATGAAACGAGTATTGAAGAGAATCAGGAATTTTCGCGACCAAGGAGTCTCTCGAGATTCGAATTGAAATACGTCATGATTTCGGCTCCATCGAACTTTGTTCACGTTGCCTCGGCTACCAATACGCGCTTAATGTCCAATGAAAAGATCGCCAGCTCGAAATTAGAACAATCGATTATCACTCACGAAGAAAAATCCGCTAATTTACCTCTCCTCCTAAGAGGGAAAGAAGTTGACAAAAGTATTAATCGGCTTATCGGCGAAGAAACGCCTATGGAAACTTTACGAC ACGTCAACGAAGGTAGAACGCCTtacgtagaaataaaaagaacgtcCCTAGGCAATGCGGAGGAGCGTAAGGTCGAACTCGTAGATCCTTGCCGATCGGTGAAAATCGAAACAGACGATCACGAGATGAGAATTTCTTACGAGCCTATATTACGCACCAATGTCAGTTTTCTTTGGAGCGATCGAACGAGAAATTTCTTGGACAATAAGAACGAGCAAGCTAGACTTTCTTCCTCGCTCGTAGAAAATGACGAAGAAACGTTCGCGGGAACGTTCGAAGAACCGTACGACGACGTGGGACCACCGCTGTCCAAGTCCTTCTCTCAG GAAGACGATTACGACGATGTAGGACCACCGCCGACATGCTCTGATGAAAATACACCTGGCGATGGAAAATACGCGAAGGATGACACGTACGACGACGTTTTGGtgccatttttaaataaaatcgaagaaaaagttgAAACGATATTGGAAGATGATGACAGACAAGAAAGCTCGATTAACAACGATTATTCCAGTCTCGAGGATGGTGAGGATGAAAGGTACATTTACGATGACGTTGCTGTACCCGTTGGCGAGGAACGCGTCAATAGTCTCTATGGGGATTCCATGGCCGCCTCTTTTATGGGATCGGTCCTGACGAACGGCAAAGAATCCGAATGGGAGGACGTGGACGATTTTACGAACGCATTGCCTTGCTACTGTCAACATGACTGCACATG TGAAAAGAATGGCGAACAGTGTAATACGTGGAGTAAAAAGAAGACTGGACAACGGTCCGGCAAAAAGTGGAAAAGACGGCGTTCGAGAAGATGTAGGAAAACCTCGGCTTCCTCCGCGCGAACTCGCCACGACTCTATTGTTGACG AAAGCGCCTCGGAAGATAGCACGTACGAAAGCCTTCGTTTTTGCCAGCCGGACGACTTCGGTACGGATTCGGAAAGCGAAACGAGTGGGCGCGTAAACGGGCCCAATCTTAACGCCGAGAATCGAGGTGAAAATACTACCAATGGGAATGTTTACCTGGAGGCTCCCGCGAAACCGATACCACCGCCTCCGAGAGAATCTAGTCTGACGGAAACATTGGGTAGAAGAATAAAGATGTTGCGGAGAACGTGGAGCATTACCAAGGGGAGTCTTGGTCGAATTCGAAGAAGAACTTTGTTCGTTGAAGAAGAACAAGCTTCCGAAGAAAGCAAGGACCTTGCCAACGTACACCATCAACAACAACTGCCGgacaatggaaaatattttagctTTAGAAAACATTTCCGAAAGAACCTCACCAGCTTTTCGACCTTTTATCTAAACGATAGCGACGGTATTTGCACCTCGAggaacaacaataataataatggtaccAGCAAAGAAGCCATTTATGGTAATACCAATTGGTACGCCGCGTGGTCTGGTACGacgaaaattaataacgactGCGAATCTTCGTCCCGAGACGTCG ATCACTACAGCGTCTTGGCGGACCAAGAACCTTTGTATCAATTTTATGAGGCAGCCGTTGCGCGTGTGGCCTTCGAGTCGGATTCCGACGGATACGAGGAA GTAGAAGATTTAAATTTTCCTCCGCTCGCTACGGAGGATTTTTTAAAACCAGGACAACGTACTTTATGGTGTCAAACTCCGCAAGTTGTACGCAGCGGACTCTTAC AGAGATTAACGccggaagaaaagaaaatacaagaagCAAAGTTTGAGATCCTTACGTCGGAAGCATCTTACTTGAATTCGCTTCGTGTTCTTGACAACGAATTTCTTCGCAATCACGAgttaacgaatgaaattttgacGAGTTCTGAGAAAGATAAACTTTTTGGCGGAGTACCTGCTGTGATTAAAGCATCGGAAAGATTATTGGCGGATCTGGAAATAATATGGAAGGAAGATCCTACGTTAAATAATTTGCCTGACATTTTACTTAAACACTCGGacaaatatttagatatattcgTCGGATATTGCTCTAATCAGATTAAAATAGATATGACGTTGAAAGAATTGAG AGCGAGGAAAGGTGGCTCCAAATTTGTCGAAGCTGTCGCACAAATAGAGTCTCGTCCTGAATGTCAAAGCTTGCCATTAAATTCGTTCCTTATGCTACCGATGCAACGTATTACAAG acTCCCGCTGTTAGCCGATGCAGTACTTTCTAAATTATCCGTCGAAAATACCGCCGATAGATCCTCCTGGGAAAAAGTTTTATCAACTTTCACTTATGTCGCGTCGGAGTGTAACGAGGGTGCACGTGCTGCGGCTCAAGAGGCAGAAATGGAAATGATAACGAG GAAATTGGAATATTCGGCAAAAATTAAGACATTGGCATTAAAAAATcgacgtttaattaaaaaaggacCCGTTATACGCTTAACTATGAAGGCGGATATGGAATATAAGCTTACATTTGGGAAGAAGTTCAACAAAACACCGCTATACCTTTTTCTACTTACAGATTATCTTCTAGTCACAAAGATTAAACACAA CAGTACTCACGACGAAGCTTACATCGTAACGGACGTTTGCAAAAGAAATCTTCTTGCCTTGGAAACCGTTTCCGAGGATTCACCCTTTGCTGGTCGCAATGCAATGATGTTAACTCTTTTGGAAAATTATTCCGGTAAGCAGGCTGAATATGTTTTAACCTGTGAAAGCAAtacggaaagagaaaggtgGTTGGAAGCTATATCGCCGCCTAAACGAGAAACGTTCGGAGAAACGCTTTACGAAGCCTGGGATTGTCCTCAAGTAATGGCTCTTTATTCTTACTCGCCGAGCCAACCCGATGAGCTTACATTGCAACCAG GAGatgttattaacgtaatgAGAAAAATGACGGATGGCTGGTATCACGGCGAGAAGCTATTGAACGGCGAGCAAGGTTGGTTTCCTGCTAATTATACGAAAGAAGTTGCCTCTGAACACGTGCGCGCGAGAAACTTGAAGCAGAGACATCGTCTGTTAGCCCTTACGGGTAGCGTTTTACAAAGAAGAGCGAAACAAAACTTGGCCGATCGTCTGCAAAGCGTATCGTAA